GCGTCGGATGCCGTCGTCCAGTTGACGATCTGTGCCCACTGCGCGGCGTTCAGCGAATGATCGCTGATCGTAACCGTCGGGGGCGTGTTGGTGGACGTCACGGTAAAGGGGTCCCAACTGCCCCACGCGGTGCCATCGAACGCCCTGACCCACATGGTCTCGGAGCCGGTCGCCGAGCCGCCCTGAAGCCAGAGGCTGTCCAGATCGGACGCCGAAACGTCGATCACGGTGTTCGCATCCCAGTGGGAATTGGTCGGCGTCCAGAAATACGCGCTGGTCGCGCCCGTGCCGCTGTCCCAGAACTGATACTTCGTGATCGTATCGCCCTCGGCATCGCTGGTGCTGAGCCAGGCCTCCGGCTTGACCCATTGATTGACGTGAACCGACTGGTCGTTGATGGTCGCGACCGGCGGCGTGTTGACCGTCGACGTCAGCGTGAAAGTATCCCAATTGCTCCACGTGGTGCCGTCGAACCCCCGGACCCACATCGTCTCCGATCCGGTCGCCGAGCCGCCCTGGATCCAGACATTGGCGAGATCGGCGGCCGAAACGTCGATCACGGTGTTGGCATCCCAGTGGGAATTGGTCGGAGTCCAGAAATAGGCGCTGGTCGCGGCCGTGCCGCTGTCCCAGAACTGGTATTTCGTGATCGCATCGTTATCGGCATCCGACGTCGTCAACCAGTTGCCGACGGTGACCCACTGGCCCATGTGCACGGAATGATCGCCGATCGTCACGACGGGCGGCGAATTCGTCGACGTCAGCGCGAAGCTATCCCAGTTGCTCCAGTCCGTTCCGTCGAACGCCCTAACCCACATGGTCTCGGAGCCGGTCGTCGAGCCGCCCTTGATCCAGACATTGGCGAGGTCGGCGGCCGAAACGTCGATCGTCGTGTTGGCGGCCCAGTGCGTATTGGTCGGCGTCCAGAAATAGGCGCTGGTGTCGGACGTTCCGCTGTCCCAGAACTGGTACTTGGTCGCGGCATCGCCGTTGGCGTCGGAATAGTTCAGCCAGTTCGTGACCTGCGCCCATGTGTTGGTGTGCAGCTGCTGGTCGTTGATCGTGGCAACGGGAGGCGTGTTTGGAATCGTCGTGAAGGTGAACGAGGTCCAGTTGCTCCAGTCGGTTCCGTCGAACGCTCTCACCCACATGGTCTCGGAGCCGCCGATCGAACCGGCACGCAGCCACACATCGGAGAGGTCGGACGCTGCAACATCGATGACGGTGTTGGCATCCCAATGGCTGTTGGTTGGAGTCCAGAAATAGCCGCTGGTCGCGGCGGAGCCGCTGTCAAAGAACTCAAAGCTCTGCGCGGGATTGCCGTCGGCGTCGACATAGGTCAGCCAGGGCTGCATCTTTTGCCACTGATTGTACAGCAGGCTGTGGTTACCGATCGTGACGACCGGTGGGGTATTGGCCATGGTTTGCGTCCTCGTGGTGCGCCGGTCGAAGCCGGCAAATGTTCAAGGTGCAAGGCAATCAACTTCGTGCCCGCGAAGCGGGCTCGTCTTGCTGCGGCGTCATTGGGCTGAGAGCAGCGATCAAAAAAGCAGCCAGTATCAAAATCACGATCGCAGAATTTGAGTGCCTCATCTATGACGGGGGTCACACCCGTCCGCCACGCGGAGTGCGACAAAACGTCCTACATCTCGCGTTCTGCCCCTGCGGTGGGTCAGGCCCGGCGCGTGCTTACGGAACGCGACCGGGCCGCTCCTTGTCTGCTCAGGCATTGGGATCGTTCGCGTTGGGATAGAACAGCTGCTGGCCATTGATCTTGTAGCCGGCGATCGCGTTCTGTCCTTCCGGTGAAATCAGAAAGTCGATGAAGCGCTGGCCGGCTTCCTTCTTGACCGCGGGATGCTTGGCTGGATTTACCAGCATCACCCCGTACTGGTTGAACAGCCGCTTGTCGCTTTCAACCAGGACCGCCAGCTCGCCGCGATTTTGGAACGCCAGCCAAGTGCCGCGGTCGGACAGCACGTAGGCGTTTGACGCCGAGGCCATGTTCAGTGCCGCACCCATGCCCTGGCCGATTTCCTTGTACCACGAGCCGCGGTCGTTCACGATGTCGATGCCGGCCTCCTTCCAAAGCTTCAGCTCGGCAATATGGGTGCCGGAATGATCGCCGCGGGAGACGAACGGCACGGCTCTGGTCTTGATGGTCTGCAGCGCCGCGACGACATCCTTGCCCTTGATGCCTGCCGGATCGTCCTTCGGACCGATGACGACGAAGTCGTTATACATCACGGGATAGCGCTTCACGCCAAATCCCTCCGCAAGGAACTTCTCCTCGGCCGATTTGGCGTGAACGAACACCACATCAGCATCGCCGCGGCGTGCCGTGTCGAGCGCCTGACCGGTGCCCTGCGCCAGCACCTTCACCTCGACGCCCGTCTTCTGCTTGACGATCGGGATGAGGTAGCTGAACAGCCCGGAGTCCTGGGTGGAGGTCGTCGACGCCACGACAATTGACTGATCTTCCGCCCGACCCGGATCGATGAAGGTCTCTGCACTGAGCGCGGCAAGCGCGATGATTGCGAGGATGCGCAGTGAGCCGAACCAGTGCTTCATGTGAGCGATCTCCCTTGGAACTACGACATTGTTTGGCGCCTCAGCGACCGGTCAGGATGCGTCCGATCAAAAAGCTCAACGCGCTCACGGTCATCGAGAGGATGACGAGGATGATGCCGAGCGCAAGCGCGAGGCTCAACTCTCCCTTGCTCGTCTCCAATGCGATGGCAGTCGTCATGGTGCGTGTATAGCCGCGCACATTGCCGCCGACGATGATGATTGCGCCGACCTCGGCGATCGCCCTGCCGAAAGCAGCGAGAAACGCGGTCAATAGCCCGTCGCGTCCGATGGCCATCAGCGGCCAGGTGGCACGCAGGCGCGAGGCGCCGTCGACGAGAAGGGCATCGCCGTAACGGGCCCAGACACCCACCATCATCCGGTGCACCAGCGCAATGACGATGGGAATGCCGAGAATCGCCTGCGCGATCACCATGGCGGTTGGCGTGAACAAGATCCCGAGCGCTCCCAACGGTCCCGATCGGGATAGCAGGAGGTAAACAGCAAGTCCCACCACGACCGGCGGCAACCCCAAGAGCGCATTGACGGCAACGATCAACGCAACTCTGCCCCGGATCCGGTAGATGGCCAGCGCCGTCCCCAACGGCGCCCCGATCGCGAACGCAACGAGGCTCGCCGTCAGGCTGACGCCAAGCGACAGGCCGACGATCTGGCGTAGTTCCGGATCAAAATGGCCGATAAGGCTGGCAGCCATACCCAGCGCTTGGGCAAAATCATTCATGGCCTCTTACTAAGCCAGACCTTGGCAAATAAGCAAAATCATCGAGCTCTTGAGACCCGCCCCGCTTCCCGCTACCAGTGCGACCCGGACGCAATGCCGGGCGCATTGGAGATAAGGACGTTTCTCATGGCGAACACGACGGCGGAGCTT
This Bradyrhizobium sp. CCBAU 53421 DNA region includes the following protein-coding sequences:
- a CDS encoding substrate-binding domain-containing protein: MKHWFGSLRILAIIALAALSAETFIDPGRAEDQSIVVASTTSTQDSGLFSYLIPIVKQKTGVEVKVLAQGTGQALDTARRGDADVVFVHAKSAEEKFLAEGFGVKRYPVMYNDFVVIGPKDDPAGIKGKDVVAALQTIKTRAVPFVSRGDHSGTHIAELKLWKEAGIDIVNDRGSWYKEIGQGMGAALNMASASNAYVLSDRGTWLAFQNRGELAVLVESDKRLFNQYGVMLVNPAKHPAVKKEAGQRFIDFLISPEGQNAIAGYKINGQQLFYPNANDPNA
- a CDS encoding ABC transporter permease, with the translated sequence MNDFAQALGMAASLIGHFDPELRQIVGLSLGVSLTASLVAFAIGAPLGTALAIYRIRGRVALIVAVNALLGLPPVVVGLAVYLLLSRSGPLGALGILFTPTAMVIAQAILGIPIVIALVHRMMVGVWARYGDALLVDGASRLRATWPLMAIGRDGLLTAFLAAFGRAIAEVGAIIIVGGNVRGYTRTMTTAIALETSKGELSLALALGIILVILSMTVSALSFLIGRILTGR